The following coding sequences lie in one Nocardioides sambongensis genomic window:
- a CDS encoding single-stranded DNA-binding protein produces MSIPTQMSLTGFIASPPEIHFSESGTARMHARIGCEHYRKEVDGSFTKLDPTFHDLVVFGDTALKAYERFRKGDAFLASGYIHEYEVPPATPPGSRNSSSPAGSDTTPTAPGTTYNAAASIPRHPQHSRPCPSKLRP; encoded by the coding sequence ATGTCGATCCCCACCCAGATGAGCCTGACCGGGTTCATCGCCAGCCCGCCCGAGATCCACTTCTCCGAATCCGGTACCGCCCGGATGCACGCCCGCATCGGGTGCGAGCACTACCGCAAAGAAGTCGATGGGTCGTTCACCAAGCTCGACCCGACCTTCCACGACCTCGTCGTCTTCGGCGACACCGCCCTGAAGGCCTACGAGCGATTCCGCAAGGGCGATGCGTTCCTCGCCTCCGGCTACATCCACGAATACGAAGTCCCGCCGGCGACACCACCCGGATCAAGGAACAGTTCGTCGCCCGCCGGATCGGACACGACACCAACCGCACCCGGTACGACGTACAACGCCGCCGCCTCGATCCCCCGGCACCCACAGCACAGCAGGCCGTGTCCGAGCAAGCTCCGGCCGTAG
- a CDS encoding DNRLRE domain-containing protein, protein MRVGGIAGRQRRALLKFDVSNLPATATIYSASLDLYVDSTQTTGSGNHDFTARRVSEAWIDSAVTWNKRTAAQTWTTPGGVWNSSSPVVNMNGGTSGYRSFEVDGIVKSWVNNGIDNHGILIRQNEASDRVIWFRSVDNATNQPRLKVTYELINNAPDAPLRVDLSPSSGQYASLTPTLRTYVSDPDEDDTAAEIAIYQGGTPVWTYQTPTSPSGTAIEVVVPSGTLTAGGAYTVKARGSDGSLNSSWSSSQPFVAAPLPSVPHDLAATPCTGDCATPELFVSSLTPTFTVQSEAPSGASITFAWELLSAEGEQILTHTSTPATGSLGTWTLPAGLISNGDYYFLRAQAQTAYNSGWSEPVEFGVETSPPPAGDVDPQGALTDAEIDPNGVAEAPLDVAPYQVMPAGDAASILAETATPPATEALGRPLRHNSITRATLGQTFRTQAGLHVARSTASTKS, encoded by the coding sequence ATGCGGGTCGGCGGCATCGCCGGCCGGCAACGACGAGCGCTGCTGAAGTTCGATGTCTCCAACCTGCCCGCCACGGCAACCATCTACAGCGCGAGCCTCGACCTCTACGTCGACTCCACCCAGACCACCGGGTCCGGAAACCACGACTTCACCGCCCGTCGAGTGAGCGAGGCGTGGATCGACTCGGCCGTCACGTGGAACAAGAGGACCGCCGCGCAGACGTGGACCACGCCCGGTGGCGTGTGGAACAGCTCGAGCCCGGTGGTGAACATGAACGGCGGCACCAGCGGCTACCGGTCCTTCGAGGTCGACGGCATCGTCAAGAGCTGGGTCAACAACGGGATCGACAACCACGGAATCCTCATCCGACAGAACGAGGCATCCGACCGCGTCATCTGGTTCCGATCCGTCGACAACGCCACCAACCAACCCCGCCTCAAGGTCACCTACGAGTTGATCAACAACGCGCCCGACGCGCCACTTCGGGTCGACTTGTCACCGTCCAGCGGACAGTACGCTTCCCTGACGCCGACCCTGCGTACGTATGTGTCCGATCCTGACGAGGACGACACGGCAGCTGAGATTGCCATCTACCAGGGAGGCACGCCGGTATGGACATACCAGACGCCTACGTCTCCCTCAGGCACAGCCATCGAGGTTGTCGTTCCGAGCGGGACCCTGACGGCAGGGGGCGCCTACACAGTCAAGGCTCGCGGGAGCGACGGATCGCTGAACTCGTCATGGTCCTCGAGCCAGCCGTTCGTTGCCGCGCCGTTGCCATCTGTACCACACGATCTAGCTGCTACCCCATGCACGGGCGATTGTGCTACGCCCGAACTTTTCGTGTCTTCGCTCACTCCGACCTTTACTGTCCAGTCCGAGGCACCGAGCGGCGCGTCAATCACCTTCGCCTGGGAGTTACTCTCGGCTGAGGGAGAGCAGATCCTCACCCACACGAGCACGCCAGCGACTGGCTCCCTTGGGACCTGGACTCTTCCCGCCGGGCTGATCAGTAATGGTGACTATTACTTTCTCCGAGCTCAAGCGCAGACCGCCTACAATTCGGGCTGGTCGGAGCCGGTGGAGTTCGGGGTAGAGACGTCTCCGCCACCTGCGGGCGACGTGGACCCGCAAGGCGCACTGACTGACGCTGAGATAGATCCGAATGGCGTCGCTGAAGCTCCCTTGGATGTGGCGCCCTATCAGGTGATGCCCGCAGGTGATGCAGCTTCGATCCTCGCGGAAACCGCGACTCCTCCCGCTACTGAGGCCCTGGGGCGTCCACTGCGACACAATTCGATCACCCGAGCGACCCTGGGCCAGACATTCCGTACTCAGGCTGGGCTGCATGTGGCGCGTTCGACGGCAAGTACAAAGTCGTAA